Part of the uncultured Desulfobacter sp. genome, CCCGGATTAAGTCCGAGGTGTCGAATACGGCCTGGTAAACATACCAGGCACCTGCCTGGGCTGCCAGATCCAGCACCTTGGGATCGTTTTCAATGGGGTGACAGCACCATTTTTTCTTTAACGGGATCATCTCCCGGAAGAGATCCAGTTCCCACTGTTTGTCCTGGGCCAGTGAATTGTCCACGATGAAAAGGCGGTTGTTGTCAATGCCCGCCAGCTCTTCAATGGTCTTGTCGATGGGTCTGGGCCTGAATTTGCGTCCCCCAAGGTAGGCCACGGCGCAGGGGTAACAGTTAAACCGGCATCCCCGGGAGGCATGGACCAGATCCACCATCTGCACGCCTTTGTAGTTGTACAGGTCCCGGTCAAGAATATCCCGCCGGGCAGGACCCACCATCTCAATGGGCGGCTGTGATGACAGATAGTCGTAGACCGGTGCCAGGTTGCCGTTTCTCAGGTCGTCAAATACCTTTTCCATCCGGCCTTCGGCTTCACCGAGGAACACGCTGTCCACCTGGCCCATCATCTGTTCGGCATGGAGCATGGTGGCAATGCCGCCGGCAATGACCGGAATCCCTTTGGCCCTGAATTCCTTTGCAATGGCGATGCCCCGGTTGACCTGGATGGTGAGCATCATGGAGATTGCAACCACATCCACCTGTTCGTCAAAGTCAATGGTCTGGACATTTTCATCAACAAACTCGACATCGATATAATCGGGCAGGGCGGCGGCAAACACAACCGGCCCATGGGGTGGGAGGTGAAATTCGGTTTGCCGGTCAAGTTTTGTCCATTTGGGATAAATCAGTTTCAACTTCATGTATGGTCACCGCACAGGTTGGGTATCGGAAATTAAATTTGCGTCTGTCAGGGTCATGGTTAATGTGTACCGTGATGGAAATGCCGCTGTCAAGGTTATAGACTTAGGGAACACAAAAGGGCGGCCGTTTGCGGGTGCTTTGGGAAATAGATATTCAACGCAGCGCTTGATTCGATGGCTTGGAGTTCTTAAGGTCTGGGTCCAAACGGCCCTGTCCGGGGAGATGACGATATCTAATGTCCCTTGGTCAGGCTCTGAAAATCGTAAAATTTTGCTTTTATTTCCAAGTGTCCCCCGGGCTTCAAATGCCCACCGGGGCTTGAAAAAGATCAGCTCAATGTCCGATATAAGACCCTGGGCAAGCGCCGGGCTGTCAAAGGGGGGGACGGCCCGGTCAATTGTGAACCGTTCACGGGTGTGGTCCGCTTCAAAAAGCACCAGCCCCTCCAGGGTCATGATCACGCAATGGATGGCCTGTTGCCGGGGGTGAATATTGACAACGCCCATGAGCATGGCCGAATGGCCACCTTGCATGATCAACTCAATGGCGTGGACAAATTGGACGGACTCGGACGGGAACAGCGGGTCCAACTCCCGGGAAAGCATTTGTTCATCCGGGGCAGGGGCGTTGTCCAGGGGAATAATGGTCGGGAGACCGGCACACCCGGCGATGATTAAAAAAATAAATGCAAATAGAGATTGGAAGGCCTTTGGGGGTCTCATTTTGGGGCTGCAAACACGTCTGGGTTAATGGGGGTATTGAGTTGTACATTATTAAATCGGAGACGGGTGTAAGAGTTATCGTTCTCCCGGATAATGACCTCTTTGAACACACCCGGCTGTTCGGACAATACCAAAATGATGTCCTGGACAAAATGGGTCATGGCCTTGTCCTTGGGCGTCAGGATGATTTTGCCCGGTGCCGGCGTCTCCTCAACGGT contains:
- a CDS encoding radical SAM protein; protein product: MKLKLIYPKWTKLDRQTEFHLPPHGPVVFAAALPDYIDVEFVDENVQTIDFDEQVDVVAISMMLTIQVNRGIAIAKEFRAKGIPVIAGGIATMLHAEQMMGQVDSVFLGEAEGRMEKVFDDLRNGNLAPVYDYLSSQPPIEMVGPARRDILDRDLYNYKGVQMVDLVHASRGCRFNCYPCAVAYLGGRKFRPRPIDKTIEELAGIDNNRLFIVDNSLAQDKQWELDLFREMIPLKKKWCCHPIENDPKVLDLAAQAGAWYVYQAVFDTSDLIRDRIKRYHDHGIGVEGTILLGLDHHTEDSIKRLIDFLLEIDLDLAEFTVLTPFPHTKAWDELNRQNRILSYDWDEYSADKVVYQPKNMSPERLQELLQCAWDSFYRDEPQNIKMYKLLKTVIQKEKADNTYRPRNRKLVRSAFGRPAGQHV